In the Planctomycetaceae bacterium genome, GAACCAATAGCCAAATGGCCCGGAGGGTGCTTCGCACTATTGGTTCCTGACCCCTTTTCTGAGCACCGTTTTCTGAGCCTGAGCCCTGGCCCCATAACATTCTATCTATGGCGAGTGGATGCCTGTGAATAATTCTGTGATCTCTCCCGAAGCGGGAATGCAGTGTATCGCCTGCGGTCGAGTCAGAAGGGTAAATCATGACCATTTGGGTCGCCGCCTGAAATGTAAGTGCGGCAATATCGCTGTCGCTCAGCAGCAGGATCTGATTCCGCTCACGGCCAGAACCCTTCGATCAAAATCCCCAGGACAGCTTGTATCTCAAGTTGAAAGCGGACGATCCCCGCTTCCCGTCGATCAACTTGCCGTCATTGAGTCGCTTCGTGATTCGTTCCGCGAAATTACGACACAGTTATCGACTGTCATCGTGGGGCAGCAGGACGTCATTGAAGAAGTGCTGATTTCGATTTTCTGTCGCGGTCACGTGTTACTCACGGGCGTTCCGGTTCTGGCAAAGACGCTGTTGATTGACAGTATTTCCAAAGTTCTGGACCTGGACTTCCGTCGGATTCAGTTTACGCCCGATCTGATGCCGGCGGACATCACCGGGACAGAGGTTCTTCAGGAAGATCGCACGACCGGAACTCGCAACTTTCAGTTTGTCGAGGGCCCGATCTTCAGCAATATGGTTCTGGCCGATGAAATTAACCGAGCCCCGCCGAAGACTCAATCGGCGCTGCTGGAAGCCATGCAGGAACGGCATGTCACTGTTGCAGGTCAGACGATGGAGTTGCCGAAACCATTCTTCGTGATGGCCACTCAGAACCCGATTGAGCAGGAAGGAACGTATCCGTTGCCCGAAGCGCAGCTCGACCGTTTCCTGTTCAATTGTGTGGTCGACTACCCCGAAGCAGCGGACGAATTTCAAATTATCAAACAAGCAACTTCCGGCCACACGCCGACGCTGTCCAGGCTGCTCGATGCCGAACAAATCCAGACGCTGCAGGAAACGGTGAGAAATGTTCCGGCCGCCGATCATGTCATCACTTATGCCCGAGATCTCGTTCAGGCAACTCGGCCGGGTGGTGGCGTTGCGCCTGGGTTCATTAAAGAGATGGTCGGCTGGGGCGCTGGTCCTCGCGCGGGGATCGCGCTGATCATCGCGGCGAAAGCTCGTGCCGTTCTGCACGGTCGCCTGCATGCGACGACCTCCGATGTCGCATCTGTCGCGTTGCCGGTTCTGCGACATCGGATGGTGACCACGTTCCATGCGGAAGCCGCGGGAATAAAGCGCGATGACGTGATCCAAAAACTGATCGAAGTGATTCGCCCGCAAAAACCTCGAGCTTGAATGGACCGAGCCTGAGGCGTGCCGGACGCAGATGGCGTTGTTGTTGAACGAGGTAAAACGCAAACCCTTTCAACGAACGGAAAAAACGTAGTGGATCTCGCCAGAGATCCCTGTGGTTTGAGGGAAGTCTGGCGACTCCCACTACATTTGAACGGGACCGGAGATTTTTCCTGATGTTGACTCTTCAAATCCCTGATTACATGAAGTTGCTGCCGGCTGAAGCTCAGGCTCAACTTGCGCGGATGACGTTTCCTGCGCGGGGGCGTGTTGAGGGCTTCAAGTCGGGAAGTCATCGCAGTCCGTATCTCGGATCGTCGACAGAGTTTGCTGAGCATCGCGAATACAGCCCCGGCGATGATCCTCGCAATCTGGACTGGCGAGTGTTCGCCCGGCAGGACAGGTACTGTGTGAAGCAGTATGTCGAAGAAACGAACCTGCGTGCCACCATTCTGCTCGATTCTTCTGCCTCAATGCGATTTCAGGGGAATGCCGCCAGCGCTCTGGATGGATTCCAACTCTCGAAGTTCGACTATGCAAAACACATTGCTGCCATGCTGTCGTTTCTGTTTGTGCGACAAGGTGACGCTGTTGGGTTGATTCAGTTTGATTCCGAAGTCCGGTCTCATCTTCCAGCGCGAGGAAGTGCCAGCCACTTGCGAAGAATGCTGCAAGAGTTGGATGCGGCGATTCCGGAAAACTCTTCCGATGCGCCGTCGGCACTGCATGAGGCTGCGGAACGAATTCCTCGTCGCGGGATTGTGATTCTGTTGAGTGACCTGTTGTTGGATACGCAGAAGCTCATGCAGGCACTGCATCACCTGCGTTACCGAAAGCACGAAGTGGTGGTGTTTCAGATTCTGACCGAAGAGGAACTGACCTTCCCCTACAACGATGCCGTTCAGTTTCGAGATCTGGAAGGGGCTGTTGATGATATCGATCTGGATCCCGCGTCGATTCGGGCCGAGTACCTGCGTCAGTTCACAAGCTTCGTCAATGACCTCGAACAAAACTGCCGGCGAATCCCGGTCGACTATATTCGACTGAATACGAAGGACTCGTACGTCAGTGCCTTGAGCAACTATCTCGGACAACGAAATGGAGGTCGCCGATGACGCTCCTCAATGGTGCTGCGATGTTCGCCGCCATTGCGGTGATCGTGCCGATCCTTGTCCATCTGCAGAAGCGCCGCAAATCCAAAGTGGTCGACTGGCCCGCCATGCAGTTCCTGCAGCGAACAGTGACCAGCCGCCGTCGCGGATTGACGCTGGAAAATCTGCTGCTTTTACTGCTGCGTTGTCTGCTGGTATTGTTGTTCGTGCTTGCCATGGCACGACCGGCCATCGAATCGGGGCGGATGTTTTCGTGGATCTTGTTTTCACTGTTGGCTGGTTGCGGCCTGCTGTTGTTGACTGCGGCGGTCGTCGGCAGATGGCGACTTCGCAGCCGATGGATCGCAGTCTTCGCTGCTGTAATTCTGTTTGGAACTGCAGGTGCCATGCTTTCCACGAGCCCCGAGTCGCTCGTCGATTCCGGAGCGGATCGCGACGTTGCGATTGTGATTGACCGCTCTTTGACGATGACTCTGGGAGACGATGAATCATCCCACTTCGACAAATCGATTTCGCAGGCGCGATTGCTGATCGAATCACTGTCGGGGAATTCCACCGTCTCGATTGTGCTGGCTGGCCCAATCCCCGAAACAGTCGACGGTTCCCCCTTCCGCAATCTCCGGAGGGCCGAAGAAGTTCTCGACACGATTGAGCAAGTTGCTGGCGGGTCGGATTTGGAATCAGCCGTCCGAAAGGCCACGTCGCTGGTCAGGAAGGCTCCCAATACTCACAAGCAGGTTCTGCTGCTGACAGACGATCAGCTCTGCACGTGGGAATCGATCGATGAGATGCGACTGGCCCGTCATGCGTTCCTCACGAGCCAGGCCACAGACGAGTCTCGTTCAGATTCCGGAACGACCAGTGAAATTGACCGTGTTGACGTCGCGGAGAACGGAACAGACTCATCACCTGAGATCGCCTGCGGGGCCATCGTTTCGAGTTTGCCTGAAAAGAAGGAGAACATTTCCGTCGATCGTGTTCTCGTCGATGCGTCGCTTGTGACGGCCAGCCGGCCAGTTCCGATTGAAGTGGAAGTTCGCAACGGCGGTTCAACGACCGTTCGCGATCTGGTGGTGAAGCTGCTGGTTGATGGCAGAGAAGCCGCGACCGAGTCGCTCATTCAGATCGAGCCGGGCGTCCATTCGACCGTTCGATTTTTGCATGCGTTTCCGAAGGCGGGACAACACGTCGTTTCGGGAAGCGTCGAGATCACGGACCAGTTGCCTGCAGACAATCGGTTCGATTCTGTCGTGGACGTGATCCCGCACGTGTCGGTTCTGGTCGTCAATGGAAGCACCGATGCTGACCCCGCGCGCAATCAGCCACCTTCGCGCGACTCGCACTTGATCCGGCCGGTCTTCGCGAACCGAACATGGCTGACGATGGCGGCGATCCGGACACAAAGAATTCAAGCCGCGCGATCATCGCGACGGCAATCGAAGCGGCTCGTCTGAACGAAATGGAATCGCTGGATGACTTTCAACTGATCCTGCTGTGCGACGTTCCTCGCCTTCCCAACGACATGGCCGAGCGCATCGCAGGCTTCGTAGAAGACGGCGGCGGGTTGTGGGTCATTCCGGATGAACAGTCTGATGCGTCGTTCTACAACAACTGGCGTGTTCCACTGACGGACGAACCCATCATGCCAGCTCAGTTGGGGGAATGGAATCGCTGGATCGGCAAGGCCGACCATGACGGTGACGTTTCTCGGCTTGGCGTGGCTCTCGACGCCGCTGGCAGACCTTTTATCAGCGACCTGTTCGAACGCGGTGACCACGATCTTGCCGACATCTCTGTCGTTCAGTTCTGGAGTACGACTCCCGCCGATCAGGCCATTGTCGCAATGAAACTGACCAACGGCGAAGCACTCTTTGCGGAACAGGCCATTGGTGGCGGACGAGTGCTCCTGCAAAATCTCTCGTTCGCACGACGCGACAGCAACTTTCCGGCCAACCTGGCGTTTCCGGTTCTGATGCATCTGTGGACTTACCACCTGGCAGCGTCCCACGAAACGGCGACCAACTTTCAGCCGACTTCTGATCTCGTGACTCAGCTGCCCGCGCGAATCGATGCGGCAGACAGAATGACGACGCTGCAACTGATCGAACCTGGTGGAACGAATCGCGACGTTGCCGTTTCGTGGCAGCGGGAGACTGCGTTCGCCCGCATTGGTCAGGTGCTCGAACCCGGTGTTTACGGTTTGCAGAACCATCAATCCGCGGCATTGGTTTCCAGCTTTGCAATCCACCGCGACCGGGAAGAATCCGATCTTTCGGTAGCTTCGGCCGACCGGCTGCAGGAGATCAGTCGGGGACTGGGCATCGAGCTCATCGATGATGTGAGCCAGTTGACCGCGCCGCTCGCCACTGAGTCCGTTGGTACGGAGATCTGGGACTCTTTGCTGTTCACTGTGCTGTGGCTGCTGGCTGCAGAGTGTCTGGTGACGAAGTGGATTCGAAGTCGCCGGAGAGTGGCTCCGATCGATGCCTCTGTGTCGAGTGGCCCTTTCGACGGGAGTGCCCTCGTGGTCGATGACAAGTCAGAAAGAGGGTTGGAGATCGTAGCTGGAATCGCCAGAAGTCAGTCACATGCCAGTCGAACCCGAAGTCTGGCGACTCCGGCTACCACGCAAACTAACTGTCTCAGACCACTGGCTCCGCTAAGAAATCCAGAGCAGCTAACCACAAGTTTAACCCGTGGTCGAGAGTCCAGGCCGCAGCAAGTCGCAGACGAATCCGCGAACGTGTTCGAGGGGGCATCATGACAAACGAGCTCGAAATGTTTGCCATGGCGCCGCTGCTTTGGTGCGGTCTGGCGGTTGTCGGCTGGGTCGGCATGGCCTGTTTGCAACGATTCGTGCTGGCGGTCTCGATTCGTCGTCTCGCGTATGGACCACGATTCGGTCTTGCGTTCGCCGCCTGGTTCTTCGCGATCGACGCACTGAGCCAGGTGCTGGAAACGGCGACTCATCGACCTCAATGGCTGATTGCTCTTTCGGCTGCACTGGCCTCGGAAGTGGCGCTGTTCTGCTATCGGTTGGAAGGGTTGGTCGCGACGTCTTCGCGGCGAGTCAACGTGCTATCGGGGCTGCTTCCATTGCTTCGAATAGCCTTGATCGCGGTTGTGTCCGTGCTTCTTTTGGAGCCCGTCTTCACTCACGAAGACGAGCATGAGGAAGAACATGCCGTGGCTATCGTGCTGGATGCGTCCGATTCAATGAATCTCCCGGCACGGCTGGAGACGGATCCGAATCGATCTCGCAGCCAGGCCGCGCACCAGTTGCTCGTGGGGGATTCGACAGATTCGAACGGACTTCTGGAACGTTTGTCAATGGACTACGACGTCCGGCTGTACGAACTGGGAGCGTCAGCTCGGGAAGTCGATTCGGCGCAGTTCTTCGCTCGAGCGGACGATGGGCCATTGCTCGAATCAGGTTCATCCGTCTGGACGGCATCGACCGACTTCGCAGACGCATTGCGGCAGGTGCGAGGCGACATTTCCGCAGCAAAGCTTTCCGGAATTCTGATAATCAGTGACGGCAGAGACCATTCCAGCGCGGACCTGCAACAACTGTGTCAGTCGCTGGGTCAGGGCAGTATTCCGGTGAACTCGATTGTTATCGGAAGCCAGCAGCCGCCCAAAGACTCACAGATTGTCAGCGTTCAGGCCCCGTCGCAGATTTATCACGGCGACAGTGTTTCGTTGACGGCCTCCATCAAGGTGGATCAGTATCCGGGCGAGACTACGGCGGTCCGATTGTTTGATGGCGACGAACTGATTGAGGAACAGTCGATCGCGATCACGAGCGACAATCACCGCCAAACCGTTTCGTTCCGTCATCAGCCTCAGGAGCCGCGAATTCACGAGTACCGTGTGGAACTGGCCGAACTTCCGAACGAAGAATCCGCACAGAACAACCAATTGCTGAAACCGGTGTGGGTTTCGCAGGACCGGATCCGCGTACTGCTGATTGATGAGCGCCCTCGCTGGGAGTTCCGCTATCTGCGAAATCTGTTCGCGGGGCGTGATCAGACCGTCTTTCTGCAGGCCGTGTTGTTGCAAGCCGATCGTCTCGCCGGAGTCCCCGCGCCGCCCATCATGCGAGCTTCCGCTCAACGCGCCTTTGACGACAGTGAAGCCAACGCACTGCCGCTCGACGAAGCAGAATGGCTCAAATTCGACGTCATTATTCTCGGAGATGTCTCTCCGCAGAAACTTGGAAACAACGGCATCCAGGCGCTGGAACGTTTCGTCAAAGACCGCGGCGGCGTACTGGTGGTCATCGCCGGACCCAATCAGATGCCTCATGCTTATCGAGCCACACCTCTGGCCGATGTGCTGCCTGTGCTTCTGAATCGCCCTGCGATCTCCACAGCGCGCAGTCCCGATCCGAGCTTTCATTTCTCGCTGACTCAGGAAGGCCTTTCCGATGAAGTTCTACAAAGAGCAGCCGGAGCCAATGATACCTCTTTTCCGGAACTGACATGGAGGCATCCGGACGGTGAAGCGAAAGCCGGAGCGAGTGTTCTGGCGTACGCTTTGACCAATCGAGAACTCCCCAACGACGCGAAAACCGGTGTGGCCGATCAGCGGCGGCGAGCACTGATGCTGTGGCATCGGTTCGGAACCGGCAAAGTGCTGCAACTGAACTTCGACGAAACCTGGCGACTGCGTTATGGGATTGGTGATCAACGGCATCATGAATTCTGGGGGCAGATCATTCGCTGGGCCGTCACGGATCGGCTGTCGGCCGGGACTGATTTGGTGCGGATGGGAACGGATCGAACGCTGTACAAAAGCGGCGAGCCCATTTCGATTCAGGCACGGCTTCTCAAGGCAGATCGCAGCCCGATGATTGATGCTCGAGTGCAGGCAAAGGTCTTGATTGACGATGAAGTCGTTCGGACCGTGGACCTGACTGCCGATCCGCAGAATGTGGGAATGTTGCACGGTGAAATTCGCGATCTCACACAGTCGGGCAGGTACCGCGTGGAATTGTCTGGAGAAGTCGTCGACAAGCTGCTGGCACTCGAAGCAACGGGAACTCAAACGGTAGGACTGGAAATTGGCGTCGAAGCCAGTGCCGAGAATCTCGAACAACTCGACCTTGTCGCCGATGACACGGTCCCCAGGCAAATCGCGGACTGGACCGGGGGAACTGTGGCGGACCTGGCCAATGTCGACCTGAGCAATGTCGAGTCGGTGCTCTCGAACTTTGGGCCGAAATCGACGTTCGTGCGGGAACGCTGGACGGTGCCGCTCTGGAATCGGTGGCCGGTCATCGGTCTGTTTCTCAGCGGGCTAAGCGTGGAATGGCTGCTTCGCAAATGGATGGGACGAATTTAGATGGGTTCAGAAGCGGGGGCGGGAACCAATAACCAAATGGCCCGAAGGGTGCTTCGCACGATTGGTTCCTGACCCCTTTTCTGAACCGGTAAACAACTTCACAGAATCTGGTGATTCAGATGACAGCAACAATAAACGTCTCAAACAAAACCCAAGCCTCGCCACGCAAAGCGGCGGCGGTCGAGCAGATTCAGCGTGAACTCGATGAGATGGTGGGTTGCCTTCGGCGCGACATCTGGATGGGGGGAGCTCTTGTCGTCGGAACGGCGGCGATGATGTCACTGCTGACGCTGGTGATTGTTGACGCAGTCTTCCAGCCCGAATCACTCTGGTTGCGGTGCGCACTATGGCTGCCGATCATCGGGATTGTTGTCACAGTCATTCGACGGTTTCTCGTCGTGCCGCTCAGGCAGGAGTGCAACCGCCTTGCGATGGCGTGGACCCTGGAACAGACACGGCCAGCGATTGAAGAACGCCTGACAACGTCGCTGCAGTTGACCTCAACCCCGAATGCTCAGTCGAACGCGATCATCGAGGCCGTCGCACAACAGGCGCATGGTAGCCTTGCAGGATGCCGGGATCAGGAACTGCGGGGACAAGAGGTTCTCAACAGGAGTATCGTCGCAACAACCTGCTGTGCCGCCTTTCTCATGTCGATGTGGATCTGGGCTCCCTATCTAATCCCTTCCCTGAAGAACGTGCTGAATCCCTGGAGTGCGCGAGTGCTGCCGCACTTGAGTGCGACGATCGTCCCCGGCAACACGGTTGTCGGGGAGGGCAGCGACGTTCGAATTGCTGCGACAGCCAGTCACCTGACAGATGCGGTGCTGGAAGTCATCGAGCATGATGCCGTGATCGCGTCATATCCAATGGCAATCGAAGCCAATGAAAGCACCGCCGCATTTACTCTGGCGGCGTTAAAGGCGGACCTTCAATATCGCGTTCGTTCCGGCGGTTTGTTTTCCGACAGTTACCAGATCTTTGTTGATCCCAAACCGGTGATGGAAGGCATTCAACTGAGCCTGACGTTTCCGGAATACACACGACTACCTTCCCAGGTTATCAATGAGCTGACTGAACCGATCGAAACGATTCACGGCACGCGAATCCGCATCGACGTTGATTCCACACTGCCTTGTGCCGAATCTTCGCTGAGCCTCAACGCAACCTCGATCCCGTGCGAGCAAGCGGCTTTTGTCGACGAAGTAAAACGGTGGCGGCACAGCTGGGAGTTCAATGCAACGGGAGGTGATTTGCAGCGCGGCACGATCACGCTGGTCAGTGAAGCGGGTGTCCCGAGCGATCCGATTCTGTTTGAAATGCGAGTTCTGCCCGATCTGCCACCATCAATCATCATCGATCAACCAGGGCTATCCGAAATCGTGACGACGTCAGATCGCAGCATCGACATCGCCTATCGTGCCTTCGACGACTTCGACTGCGGCGCCCTGCAACTGATCTCGCAAAAGAACGGCGAACAGCTTTCGATCAAAGACGTTCCGCACGAACGGCTGCCGGAGTTCACAGGCGAACTGGCCATCGATCTGAATCAACTGGAAATCACCACCGGAGACCAACTGATCGTCTGGCTGTCGATCACTGACATTCGGCCCGATGAATATGGCGGACCACAGATTTCTGAATCTCGGAAGATTCATCTTCAGATTGTTGACGAAGCGGCTCCCATCGGTCAGCAGGCTGTGCGGAACGAAGCCCAGTCCGTGCTGGTCGATCTGACCGAAGCTCTGGATGGTCTCACCACAGCCAAACAAATGGCGGATAACCTTCAGAACGAACTCAGTGAAATCGCCGACGAAGCGGAGGCTCCCGAAGCTCCCGCTGATGCAGCGGAGAAAGCGAAACGACTTCAGGATCAGATCCGTGAAGCAGAGCAATCATTGCGGCGATTGACAGAGCAGAAAGAACTCGCGGAGCAACGCCTGTTCCAACCGGAGATCGAACGAATTCAGCAGGTCGCTGACAACGAGATCGTGGAAGCGAAGAAACAGACGGGGCTCGTCCCGCTATCCGACGATCTCGCTCAACAACAGGAAGCAGTCGCGGCAACGAAAGAATCGCTCAGTGATGCCATCGACAAACTCGCGGACGTTCGGGAAGACATTGATCAGCGACGTCAGCAAATGGAACTGGCCGCTCAGCTGGATGAACTCGCCCGGCAACAGGAACGGCTTGCACAGAAACAGAAACCGGATCCAGTGCAAGACGGGCAAGACAACGGCCCGGAAGTTCAGGACAAACAGCAGCAGGTGGCCGATCGGTTGCAGGAAGTCGTCGAACAGGATCTCGACGCCAGGAGTGAACAATTTGCTCAACGAGCAGAAGAGGCTGCCGAACTGACTCAGGCAGCGGCCGATCTGCAACAGCAGCAGGACGCATTAGCGAAACTCGATCAGGCTCGCAGCAAAGAGGAACTGGACGATCAGTTGCTGGACATGATTGCTCGGGAGCAGGAACAAATCGCGAACGAAACCCGAAAGCTGGAACAGCAGGCGAGCGACGTTCAGCCACCAGCCGCCGATGCCCGCGAACAGGCTCAGCCGGATCCCAACGAAGCAACTAAAGCCGCACAGAACGACAAGCCCAATGGACTCGCGGACGCCAGGGAGCAGATGGAAGCCGTCCCGGAGAAACTCCGACAGAAAAATCTGGAACAGGCAGAAGCCGCGGCACGGCAAGCGGGCGAACGTCTGCAGCAAAAAGCCCAGTCGAAGCCAGAGAATGCCGCTGCGCAGCCCAACGGTGCCAGGGACAGCAAAGCGGCGCCTCAGGAAGATGACCTGCAGCGACTTGCAAAGCAACAGAAGCGAGTCCGCGATGCTATCCAGGCGGTTCGCGAAGACCGTCCTGAAGAAGCGGCTGCGAAGTTGCAGGAACAGATCGCGGAACGAACGGAAGGGCTCCGAGACAAGGCCGACGAATTGCTGCAACTGCCAACCGACGATCCAGAAAACCAACAGGCCGTTCGCGAAGCCCGGGAAAAGCTGGAACAAGCTCAAAAGGAAACCAGGGCGGCGGAAAAACTGGCGAAGCTACAGCAGAAGAAGCAGGCCGGTGATCCGAAGCAAGCTGGTGATCCGAAGGAAGACGGTGATCCGAAGCAAGCTGGTGATCCGAAGGAAGACGGTGATCCGAAGGAAGCCGGTGATCCGAAGCAGGCCGGTGATCCGAAGGAAGACGGTGAGCCAAAGCAGGCCGGTGATCCGAAGGAAGCCGGTGATCCGAAGCAGGCCGGTGATCCGAAGGAAGACGGTGAGCCAAAGCAGGCCGGTGATCCGAAGGAAGCTGGTGATCCGAAGGAAGCTGGTGATCCGAAGGAAGCTGGTGATCCGAAGGAAGCCGGTGATCCAAAGCAAACCGGTGATCCGAAGCAGGCTGGTGATCCGAAGCAGGACGATGATCCGAAGGAAGCTGGTGATCCGAAACGAGCCGATGAGCCGAAACAAGACCGTGAGCCCAATCAGGACGATGAACCCAAGCAGCAAGGTGAGCAACAGCAGCAAGCTGCGAAGTCGTTGAAGGAAGCGACTCAGTCATTGGACATGGTCTGCCAATCCTGCAAGAAATGTTCGAGCTGCAACAAGCCGGTGATGCCAGGATCAAGTGCGTTTCCGAAGCCAGGAGATGCGAAGCCAGGAGACGCGAAGCCAGGAGATGCGAAGTCAGGTGATGCGAAGCCAGGTGATGCGAAGCCGGGTGATGCGAAACCGGGTGATGCGAAACCAGGCGATGCAAAACCAGGCGACGCAAAGCCGGGTGAAAAATCCGACGGGCCTGCCAGCGGATCAGCAAATCAGCAACAGTCCGTCAGTGAAAAGCTCGCTCAGGCCGCAGACAAGGCTCATCAGACGGCTCGTGCACCTTCACCCGAACGCACTCAGCAACTCGCTCAGGATCTCAACCAACTTGCCGATGAAGCCGCCCAGCAGGCAGGATACCCGAACCGGAAATCGAAGCCGCAAGGTGATCAGGCAAACTCATCAAAGTCATCGAACTCATCGAATCAGGCTGGAAACCCGCGTCCCGGCAGCCGGTCGTCAATGCCTGTTGGAGTTCAGGGCAACGCCGCAGCCGGTCAAAGCGAAGTCGCTCCGATTCAACTGCGTGGTCGTTCGACATCAAACTGGACACAGTCCCGTCGCAAGTTGAAAAGCAAGGTGCTCGACAACCACGACGGCAGGATTCCGGAGGAATTCCGTGGAGTCGTGAAAGACTACTTCGAGCAACTGTCTCGCCTGGAATCGTCTCCGGACAACGTGAACGACACAGCGGAGGAACAGAAATGATCACACAACCATTCTCCTGGATGTCCGTCATCGCCATCTTGCTGGTGTGCCAGATCGTCAGCGCTCAAGACGCCGATGCGCTCCGCGTTCGTTACCAGCCTCACCTGGACGCAGCCGTCGATCGAGGACTGGAATACCTTGCGGGAAAGCAGATTAGTCGTGACGCCGCCGCAGCGATGGGGCGTCCCGAGCTGGCTGGGTCCTTCGAGGAACCGGCCAGCGCGGGAAACACCGGAATCACTTCGCTGGCCGTGATGGCGTTTCTTGCCAGAGGGCATCTTCCCGGTCGTGGTCGCTATGGAGAATTGATCAACCGAGGAATTGATTATGTCCTCAGTCAGCAGCTCGAAAACGGTTTGCTGGTGAGCAACGATCGGCAGGGCCGCACGACCGGACTCATGTACGAACACAGCATTTCGACACTGCTGCTGGGCGAAGTTTCGGGAATGGTCGACCCCGTGCGTCAGCAAAAACTTGACGACGTTCTGTCCCGCGCTTTGCTGGTCCTGTTGCAGGCTCAAAAGGTTCCCAAGTCAGAAGCCGACACTGGTGGCTGGCGATATACGCCCGGCACCACCGATAGCGATTTGTCTCTGACAGGCTGGTCGATCATGGCCCTCCGGGCCGCAAAGCTGAACGGCGCCTCCATTCCCGACGAACATATTGAGATGGCGGTTTCGTATATTCTGAATTGCCAGACGGCCGGCGGTGGCTTCGCCTATATGCCTGCCGGCAACTCGGGCAGCACTTCGATGACCGGAGTGGCCGTACTGTGTCTGGAACTGTGTGGCGAACACGGCAACGACGACTTGCTTGTTGCTGGCGACTTCATCCTGAGTCGACCGCCACGAATGGCTGAGCCCGACGGACGGCCCGTGCGATTCCGGTACTATGCATGGTATTATTGCGGACAAGCTATGTTTCAACTGGGTGGAAAACACTGGACCGAATTTGCCCCCATCATGTACGACAACCTGCTGCAGGACCAAACGCTCGACGGAAACTGGGAGTATCCCGATCAAACGCTCGTCTATAACACCACGTATCCCACATCACTGGCAATTCTCACATTGACGGTTTCTGCTCGTCAACTGCCGATCTATCAGCGTGAAGAATAGTCGACCTTTTCAATCGACTGCCCATCATTCCCATCGCACTAGTGGTCTGGGACACTTAGTTTGCGTGGTAGCCGGAGTCGCCAGACTTCGGGTTCGACTGGTATTTGACTGAACTCTGGCGAGTCCAGCTACAATCCCCAACCCTTGCTTTAAGATGTCACAGACCACGAGATGTTTTGAAAGAGGTTCACTATGAAACTCGCACAGCTCTTCCTTCTCTTTGCAGCAGCATTCACACTGTGGAGCGGCCGCATCTGCTTCGCTGATGACAAGACTGATGGCGATAAGGCCACAGATGCGACCCAGCCACAACAGATTGATGAGTGGGTCGCGCAACTCGGTCACCAACGACTCACGGAACGAATCAAGGCCGAGAAGCAACTCATCGCTGCGGGGAAAGCAGCCATTCCGGCTCTCGCCAGGGCAGCCCTGGCGGGGAATCGCGATACGATCGAGAAGTCCATCGACGTGCTCGGCAAGCTGGCGCAATCCAAAGACGCGGAATCCAAAGAAGCCGCTCGGATTACGTTGCAGATGCTCAGCGAAA is a window encoding:
- a CDS encoding MoxR family ATPase; the encoded protein is MNNSVISPEAGMQCIACGRVRRVNHDHLGRRLKCKCGNIAVAQQQDLIPLTARTLRSKSPGQLVSQVESGRSPLPVDQLAVIESLRDSFREITTQLSTVIVGQQDVIEEVLISIFCRGHVLLTGVPVLAKTLLIDSISKVLDLDFRRIQFTPDLMPADITGTEVLQEDRTTGTRNFQFVEGPIFSNMVLADEINRAPPKTQSALLEAMQERHVTVAGQTMELPKPFFVMATQNPIEQEGTYPLPEAQLDRFLFNCVVDYPEAADEFQIIKQATSGHTPTLSRLLDAEQIQTLQETVRNVPAADHVITYARDLVQATRPGGGVAPGFIKEMVGWGAGPRAGIALIIAAKARAVLHGRLHATTSDVASVALPVLRHRMVTTFHAEAAGIKRDDVIQKLIEVIRPQKPRA
- a CDS encoding DUF58 domain-containing protein, giving the protein MLTLQIPDYMKLLPAEAQAQLARMTFPARGRVEGFKSGSHRSPYLGSSTEFAEHREYSPGDDPRNLDWRVFARQDRYCVKQYVEETNLRATILLDSSASMRFQGNAASALDGFQLSKFDYAKHIAAMLSFLFVRQGDAVGLIQFDSEVRSHLPARGSASHLRRMLQELDAAIPENSSDAPSALHEAAERIPRRGIVILLSDLLLDTQKLMQALHHLRYRKHEVVVFQILTEEELTFPYNDAVQFRDLEGAVDDIDLDPASIRAEYLRQFTSFVNDLEQNCRRIPVDYIRLNTKDSYVSALSNYLGQRNGGRR
- a CDS encoding BatA domain-containing protein; this translates as MTLLNGAAMFAAIAVIVPILVHLQKRRKSKVVDWPAMQFLQRTVTSRRRGLTLENLLLLLLRCLLVLLFVLAMARPAIESGRMFSWILFSLLAGCGLLLLTAAVVGRWRLRSRWIAVFAAVILFGTAGAMLSTSPESLVDSGADRDVAIVIDRSLTMTLGDDESSHFDKSISQARLLIESLSGNSTVSIVLAGPIPETVDGSPFRNLRRAEEVLDTIEQVAGGSDLESAVRKATSLVRKAPNTHKQVLLLTDDQLCTWESIDEMRLARHAFLTSQATDESRSDSGTTSEIDRVDVAENGTDSSPEIACGAIVSSLPEKKENISVDRVLVDASLVTASRPVPIEVEVRNGGSTTVRDLVVKLLVDGREAATESLIQIEPGVHSTVRFLHAFPKAGQHVVSGSVEITDQLPADNRFDSVVDVIPHVSVLVVNGSTDADPARNQPPSRDSHLIRPVFANRTWLTMAAIRTQRIQAARSSRRQSKRLV